Sequence from the Lepisosteus oculatus isolate fLepOcu1 chromosome 13, fLepOcu1.hap2, whole genome shotgun sequence genome:
gtggatccgaagggtaggaggcaaggccagtcTGTAAGTTACAGGGGTGATCCGGGcgaggacacgaaaaggaccaatgtacctgggagcaagcttgccagaaggttgcttaagAGGGAGGTTACAagtagataaccaaacaaactgaccaCGTCGAAGTCTGGGTGGGATACGACGGCGCCGATCAGTCACCTTCTTCTGCTGAGCTGAGGTgcgaagaagggtggctttggccttcctccagaAGGTCTTCAGGTTAGAGATGTAGTCCTGAACCGAAGGTACCTCTGTGTTGGGATGGGAGTCAGGGATaagaggaggctgataaccCAAAGCACACTTAAAGGGAGACATGCCAGTAGATGTGGTATACAAAGAATTGTGTGCATACTCTGCCCATGGGAGCAAGGACACCCAATTAtcatgggtagaggagatataAGTCCGTAAATAGGTCAGCAGTTCCTGATTCATTCGTTCTGTCTGACCGTTGCCCTGAGGGTGATAAGCTGAGGTAAGTGAGACTGAGGCGCCCagtgacttacagaaggccctccaaaatcgggagacaaactgagggcccctatcagaaacaatatccttagggatgccATGCAGTCGGAAGATATGCTGTACAAACAATTCTGCTAGTTCTCGAGCTGTAGGTaaagatggtaggggaataaaatgagcagatttGGAAAAACGGTCTACCACCACCATAATAGTCATGTGTCCATGGCtgggtggaaggtcagtaataaaATCTACTGAGAGGTAGGTCCAAGGACGGTCCGGGATGGGTAAGGGTTGGAGAAGACCCGCTGCCCTCATCCGGGAAGACTTCATTTGGGAGCAGATAGAGCAGGCCTGGACATATTCCTTGACATCCTTGGCCATAGTTGGCCACCACAAGTCTCTGGAGATTAAATCCAAGGTACGGTGGAATCCAGGGTGTCCGGCGAAGCGGGAGTCGTGTCCCCATTGTAACACTGCCGATCTGACGGAATAagagacaaataacttgtcctgagggCACTGAGGAGGTACCGACTGCCCTACCAAGGCTCGTCGGACAATTACCTCTATGTCCCATCTTACCGCTGCCAGGAACTTACCAGACGGGATGATGGGTTCCGGAATCAATTCAGCCTCAGGGGGGCCGTGGATCCATGAAAGGGCGTGATGTTCTTGGAACCTGGAGTGTAGGTGATCAAGAAAttgaatctggaaaaaaaaagggaccacctagcctggcgaggacaaagacgtttggccgactgcagatactccaggtttttatgatcagtgtaaattaaaaaagggtgatgagcaccctctaaccagtgcctccattcctccaaagccagcttaatggccaagagctcaCGGTTACCGACATCGTAGTTCATTTGGGCAGGGGATAACTTCTTagagaagaaggcacagggatgaagaatctgtttttctccatgacgttgggagagaacagcacccacaccatggccagaagcATCCACTTCGACCACAAAGGGCAAAGTtggatcagggtgttttaggatgggggctgtagtgaacaggtgtttcagacgctgaaatgcttcttcagcttgaggggtccatttgcCTTGTTTAGGTCCTTTACGGGTCAAAGAGGTTATGGGAGTgaccaccgagctgaagtttcgaataaacttcctgtaaaagTTAGCAAAGCCGAGAAATCGTTGAATGTGTTTGAGATTCTTGGGagtgggccaatcagtaatcACCGAGACTTTACTCGAATCCATTTCCACCCCCTCCGGCGAGATGACGTACCCTAAAAAGTGAATCCTCGAAGCATGAAAGATACACTTCTCTAGTTTGATATATAATTTATTCTTAATGAGCCGGGAGAAtacttctctgacatggagaacatgatcctggaaggaatcagaaaaaattaATATGTCATCTAGATAAaccaagacaaatctttgtaggagatcacgaaagatgtcattaataaaagattgaaacactgctggagcattaaccaaaccaaagggcatgactaaatattcgtaatgtccatgggttgtcATAAATGCCGTCTTCCATTCATCCCCCTCCTGAATGCGGATTAGGTTATAGACCCCTCATAAATCCAGTTTTGTAAAGATCTTGGCTCCGTGCACagactcaagtgctgctggaattagaggcaaagggtaccgattcttgatggtgatctcattgaggccacgatagtcgatgcagggacggagcccaccatccttcttttccacaaaaaaaaaaaactggcacatgctggtGAAGTGGACGGACGTATAAGCCCAGCCTTCAGAGAATCTTGTATATagactttcagggcctcagactcagaaTTGGTGAGTGGAAAAATACGACCTTTGGGAGGGATAGTACCAGGCAAaaggtcaatggcacaatcGTAAGGTTGATGAGGGGGGAGGGccaaggcctcctgctcattaaagGTTTCCTGTAGATCAGAGtattgagggggtatggtagTAACCCCTGAAGGGGACGTTGCCATGAGTGCAATCTTCACTGGTAGGCGACAGCATTTTCtaatacatctgggtccccaagcTACAATCTCTTTACGGGACCAAGAAATGTGTGGGTCATGCTGCTGTAGCCAAGGAAAGCCTAGCACCAGAGGATGTGTTGGAGTctcaaggagataaaaccagatgtcttccacaTGGGTGGCGCCTATCTGCAGGCTTATAATTTCCGTTTGCCACCTAATAAGTCCTGGAGATACGGGGGAGCCATCAATAGACTGGACACGAAGAGGGGTAGACACCAGGGTCAAGGGTAGTTTCCAAGCTCGAGAGACGGAGGCGTCTATAAAGTTACCCGCTGCCCCTGAGTCTATAAAAGCAAGAAGAGGTCTCCTTTCATTACCCCAGAATAGtgtagaacaaataaaaaatcctgAGGAAAACTGAGGGAATTGAGTATTCTCACTCACCTTAGGATTCCGAGAAGGTGAGCGGCGCCTCAGGGATGAGTATGCAGCAGGGCAGGCCGCTTTAAAGTGTCCAAATTTCCCACAGTACAGGCAGCGACCCTCTTGTTGGCGCTTCTCTCGTTCTTCAGGGGTTACCCGGGTGCGGGCTATTTCCATAGGTTGTTCTGAGTCGGCAGTTCTGAAAGGTGATAGCCGAGGAGCCTCTAGTATAGGGGACAGAGATCTCTCAGCACTCCTATGACAAATTCTAATTGAGTTCTAATTGCAATACCTGTGAAATAACTTCCTCCAaggttaatttaatttcttcactgagtccttgacggaaaagaaaaataaggacctcaTCGTCCCAGTGAGTCTCTGCTGCCGCTACTCGAAAATCTATAGCATAATCATGTACAGACCGGCGGCCttggtggatggaggagaggcggaaggCAGAGTCTTGGCCAACTACGGGACGACAAAAATCCCCcttaaattttcctaaaaaaagatcataatcctgaatttcaggagccccacgatcaagcagagcagtagcccattccaaagcgcagccggttagcagtgaaactaggaaggcgatcttgtcctgaggagaaaaaaaagtttccgaatggagcctgaaaaccagcgcacactgtgctaagaagccccgacatttggtagggttgccgtcaaacctgtcaggtggagttagtggaagaggtcgaggggcaggtgtagcagctggcgggggcggagccgaagcggcagctccagcgttgcttcctcgattgccgatgggcggcattgcagacaggtgcgcagagatctgttggacagaagcctggagctggagtaaggcttgtccgtgctgatccaaagccgagcgaatctcctcttgctccgctgggtccatgttaaatggctcagtattctgttacaggttcggtaatagggaccgaaccagtgagtgaacccgcttgcaggagcgaacaaagccaagtcgtaatccgaaagcaaaccgtaatcgtaggtacgagccgagagtccaggggaagcaagatatccgaaagggaacgagtaccgaagccgaagcgtgacctgaagtcgtagtccgtagagttGTGACTCCACTAAGTTTGTGTCTTGTCTTCTTTATATTTGTGATCATTGTACAGAATATCAAGGAACAGCTAAGGAACAGCTAAGGTTTGGAGTGTATCCAGTGTATCCAGTCTGGGAGCTTGAGGGTTGCATCTCTGCCATTTGTGGATGATGTTTTTATTCTCACCTCATCTGACTGTAATCTCTGGCGTGGACTGGAAAGGTTCTCTGTTTGATGCAGCCAGTATGATGGATAGTACCTTAGGTCATGATACTCTCCTATGCAAGAATTGATTGCTCTCTCCAAGTGAGTTATCCCATGAAAAAGACTTTAAGTACCTCAGGGCCTTGATCATGAGGAAGGATAACGGAGATCATGAGTTTGACAGCAGATTGGTCCAGCAGCTACACTAATGTGGATACTGTAACAAACTGTAGCAGTGAAGCAGGAACAGACATTTTGAACTCAGCTCTCAGTTTTTTTTGGGTAGTGACCAAAAAAAAATAGGTCATGGGTCTGAGTAGAGGAAATTAGTTTCTCCATAGGACTGATGAAATCACTCTCCATGACAAGATGAGGAGCATGGCAATCTGGAAGGACCTTGAAATAGAGTCACTGCTCCTGTGGCTCAAGATGAACCAGGTGCAGTGGTTTGGGCATTGTTATACCGTAGAAAACCAGGGACTGAGGTGGACAGGTTTTGCAGACATctgctctttattgtgcatAACTCCTAATACAGAAGAGCAAAAACCCACTTAACTGCCATAAAGCGGTAACCCCCAAACAAAAGCACAGCAGCATCAGAAACCCAAACGGACGCTGTGTGCGACATAACATTTTCCCGCCCTCAGAAAACGACAAGAACACAGTTCTTCTACACAGCAATAAAGGACTGCTGGAAGCAGGGCCGGCAAGCACAACTAAAACCCtaaaaaatcagtaataaagTCTTTTAGCAAGGCTGGTCTAGACCAAATTCTGGCTGGCCGTGGAGAAGGGGCTACGGGCTGCTCTCCCACAGGAACGGACAGCCCCACAGGAAGTCAACTGGGAGTCCAGCAGGGTCAGCCTCGGTCTCAGAGACAAGGTGTGTGGATGGTGTCACTGGTGTGCCACTGTGACCTATCAGAGAGGCAGAAGGAAGGTGGCAGGACAAAACTATTCTGTGACCTGCAAAGGACAAGACTGAAAGGACTGAAGCTTGTTCTCCCCATTGGGTCATCAGATCTGGACCCAATCCTGGACAGTGATTCCAGGTGTCTTCACCCTTTGTGACCTGTCATACCACTTTTTCATCTCACACTGGCATTCTGCCACACTGCTGTGTACTGGAGGGGTCGGAGCAAGGTATGCCCGGAGCCTGTCCAGGGGCATTTGTAGTTAACAGTCGAGCATGAGGAAAGCTACTGAGCTGCCAGTCATGCCATGCTGTGTGGCCCTGTAGTGGAGAACAGTGAGAATGAGCAGCCCTCAGACAGATGGGCTCTGATGCTGTTTTTGAGAGTCTGGTTCAGTCGTTCTACACCCCCGTTTGCCTTTGGTTTGAAGAACGCAGTGCGGATGTGTCCAGTGAGCCAAGAAAGACTCAAACTCTCCAGACACAAACTGTTGGTGGTAATGGTGGTTGGCAGCCCCCAGTGTTCAAAGAGGGATTCCAGTAAGTCTGTGACTGTCTGGGTTGTGAATGAGTTTGGGCTCAAGTGTGTCTGAATCAGTGCCTCCAGGTGGATTAGGAAAGGAGCGGGACAGTAGAGCTCCCACTACATTTTCTCATCCTGCAGTGAACTGTTGTGTAAAATTGTGTTGCTGCAGGATATCAGACCAGCGGTGGAGTCTGAGTGGTCGATGCCCTATTCCTGAAGTGGTGAGCAGCGCAGTGAGGGCCTGGTGGTCTGTCTGTAGTGTGAATGCATGACCATACAAATACATGTGACACCTCTCATGGGCCTCTCGCTTCCTCACAGAGTGCTTGTGTTTGGTTGGACTGAGAGCCCAGGATGTGAAGGCAGCACCTCATTGTGAAGCTGGGACAGTACAGCCCCAAAGGCGGTGCTGAAGGCATTGCAGGTGACAAAGGTGGGACTGGACAGGTCAAAGTGTGCCAAGACGGGTGGTGAGGTGAGCTGGGCCGTCAGGAGGTGCACAGCTTCAGAACAGGCACGCGTCCAAACCCAAGGGGTGTCCTTCTACAACAGCTGACACTGTAGTGTGGCATAAAACAAAGGTAACTGGCAGTCATCCAAAGGAAAGAGACAACCTGAGGTGGTGTGTTAGGCACTGGAATGTGCTGAATGGACTCAATGTTGGACTGCAGTGGGGCAAGAAAGGCACCTATAAGATGAAAATCCACAAACTTAATAGCATCAAAACCATATTTCTCTCTGTTCAGTGTaatgtggtggtggtggtggagcacCTTGAACACCCTGTGGAGGAGTTCATCATGGCTCGCAAGGGTTGGGCCATGAACCTCAATGTCATCAAGGTAGATGACCACCTCAGGGATTCAGGCGAAGATAGTGGACATCACTTTCTGGAAGCAGCTGGGAGTGGAGCTCAAAGTGTGTGACAACAGCTGTCAAGTTCTGGCTGTCAAGGGGGAGAGGAATCTGGAGGTAGCCTTATCAAAGGTCCAGTTTCGTAAATACAGTGGAATCCGAAAACTGTGAGTTGAGCTCTTCCACTGTGGGGAGGGGGTACTTGTCCGGTATTACAGCTTTGTTCACTGCCTTCAGGTCCATGCAGACTCACAAGCCACTGGACTTTTTTTTAGCAACCACTAGATTTGACACCCATGGGGTGGCATTGACCACTTTAATAAAGCCCGTCTCCTGGAGTCTCTGGAGTTTGGCAGTGACCTCATCACGGAGGGCCAAcgggatgctgcacagtggctgaATGACTGGGTGCATGGTGGTGACAATCAGGGGCATGAGGTTAAAAGTGGTGATGCAGCTGAGGTCATTGAATGCCGAATTCTACTGAGACTACCAAAGAGAGCTGACAGTGGGAATGGCTGAGCTGCTGTTGTCAAGCAGAGCGAACCTGAGGCAAGTGAAAAGGTCCAGTCACAGTAGGTTGGCACCATGGCAGGACAATTGGAAATTGAAGGCAGTGATATAGACCTGGAGCCATAGCACACTGGTAAGCTGTGTGAGCCCACAATATCAATTTTAGAACTGATGTAACCACACAGGATTGTGGACAGTGCTGAGAGAGGCGGGTGAGAGAAAACTGCTCCACAGTAGAGAGCGGGACAGAGCCAAATGTCAGACCTTGGCAACATTAATATATTTGCCGCAGCGTTGACACTGATGCCCTCGACCAGGACAGTTCTGAGCCCTGGTGGCGTGAGAGGGACCGTTTGTGAACAACAATTATTAAGATTTTAAGTCATTCCACAGATGCTCAATTGGATTGAGGACTgggctttgactaggccactccaggacattaaccttTTTGGTTTTAAGCCACTCTAGTGTGGCTTTTGCTCTATGTTTcgggtcattgtcctgttggaaGATGAATTGTCTTCCATGTCCCAGTGTTATTGTGGATTGCAACATGCTTCCTCCaggatttttcagcttcatacattttttcttctatCTTTATAAGTTTTCCAGTCCCTGTTACAGGGATCTCCCCatccccaaagcatgatgctgccaccaccatgcttcactaTAGAGATGGTGTTCTCACTGTGATGTGCTGTTTTAGGTTTGTCCCAAACATAAAGTTCAATTTTAGTCTCATTAGACCAGAGAATCTTTCTTCAAATTGTTGAGTCTCTCACATGCCTTTGGGCAAATTCCAGCCGAGATGTGATATTagtttttttcaacaaaggcTTTCTTCGTGCCACCCTTCCGTACAAGCCAGATTTATGAAGTGTGCATGCTATTGTTGTCTAATGCACAGTTTCTCCCATTTCTGTTATGGAGGACTGTAACTGCTTTGGAGTTGCCGTTGGCCTGTTGGTGGCCACCCTTAATATGGCTCTACTTGCCCGGAAACTCAGTTATGGAGGATGGCCTGCTCTGGGCAGGTTCACAGTTGTagtggcaaggcttattaaaaatacaggaattaagtgtgctgctcccttgcca
This genomic interval carries:
- the LOC138242147 gene encoding uncharacterized protein, which codes for MGHRVLQWGHDSRFAGHPGFHRTLDLISRDLWWPTMAKDVKEYVQACSICSQMKSSRMRAAGLLQPLPIPDRPWTYLSVDFITDLPPSHGHMTIMVVVDRFSKSAHFIPLPSLPTARELAELFVQHIFRLHGIPKDIVSDRGPQFVSRFWRAFCKSLGASVSLTSAYHPQGNGQTERMNQELLTYLRTYISSTHDNWVSLLPWAEYAHNSLYTTSTGMSPFKCALGYQPPLIPDSHPNTEVPSVQDYISNLKTFWRKAKATLLRTSAQQKKVTDRRRRIPPRLRRGQFVWLSTCNLPLKQPSGKLAPRYIGPFRVLARITPVTYRLALPPTLRIHPTFHVSLLKPFHRSTLSKPQQKPPPPRLIDGLPAYTVNKILDSRWSRGSLQYLVDWEGYGPEERSWVSEKDILDPNLIQDFHLNFPDHPVRASGAASRGGGNVTIPASRQRRRQK